One genomic segment of Catalinimonas alkaloidigena includes these proteins:
- a CDS encoding efflux RND transporter periplasmic adaptor subunit: MNIKINLFCLLFPFSLVFFVSCSDKVQNAEKKGEMQSLPVTEIMVKDTVLHHSYVADIQAVQNVELRARVQGFLERIYVDEGQEVKKGQLLFKINDEEYKAELAKAKANLKSAIAEAKASELEVDRLKVLVEKNVISNTELEVAQAKLDAMKARIEEARSAESNAAMRLSYTSIRAPFDGILDRIPLKTGSLIDHGTLLTTASDVSSVYVYFNVSESEYLEYVKSKSNDPTAQNDVVSLTLADGSGYPYQGSIETMEGEFKASTGSIAFRAHFPNPEKILKHGATGRVSLSNIINDALMVPQKAVFEIQDKNFVFVVDTNNQVRMRSFVPKLRFSHYYIVESGLQAGDKIVYEGIQNITEGTQIMPQPVKMDSLIAQNP, from the coding sequence ATGAATATTAAAATAAATCTATTCTGCCTACTCTTCCCTTTTTCGTTAGTGTTCTTTGTATCCTGTAGTGATAAAGTACAAAATGCAGAGAAGAAAGGAGAAATGCAGAGCCTTCCCGTAACTGAAATAATGGTAAAAGATACCGTGCTTCATCACAGCTATGTAGCTGATATTCAGGCGGTACAAAATGTGGAGTTGCGTGCAAGAGTACAGGGTTTTCTGGAAAGAATTTATGTGGATGAAGGCCAGGAAGTGAAGAAAGGGCAACTGCTCTTTAAAATCAATGATGAAGAATACAAAGCAGAACTGGCTAAAGCTAAAGCTAACCTGAAAAGTGCTATCGCAGAAGCAAAAGCTTCAGAACTTGAAGTAGACAGGCTGAAAGTATTGGTTGAAAAAAATGTAATCTCCAATACAGAGTTGGAAGTAGCACAGGCTAAACTGGACGCCATGAAAGCACGCATAGAAGAAGCTCGCTCAGCAGAATCTAATGCTGCCATGCGCCTCTCTTATACTAGTATCAGAGCTCCTTTTGACGGTATCCTTGACCGTATTCCACTCAAAACTGGAAGTTTAATAGATCACGGCACGCTACTTACTACTGCTTCTGATGTTAGCTCAGTGTATGTATACTTTAACGTCTCTGAAAGTGAGTATCTGGAATATGTCAAGAGTAAATCTAACGATCCTACTGCACAAAATGATGTGGTCAGTCTTACACTAGCCGATGGAAGTGGGTATCCTTATCAGGGAAGCATAGAGACCATGGAAGGTGAATTTAAAGCCAGTACCGGTTCTATTGCCTTTCGTGCACATTTCCCTAATCCGGAAAAGATATTAAAGCATGGAGCTACAGGAAGAGTCAGTTTATCTAATATAATCAATGATGCGTTGATGGTGCCACAGAAAGCAGTATTTGAGATTCAGGATAAAAATTTTGTGTTTGTGGTAGATACTAATAACCAGGTAAGAATGAGAAGCTTCGTCCCTAAGCTTCGTTTCTCGCACTATTATATTGTAGAATCCGGGCTTCAAGCTGGTGATAAAATTGTGTATGAAGGAATTCAAAATATCACTGAAGGTACGCAAATCATGCCACAACCAGTAAAAATGGATAGCCTGATTGCACAGAATCCATGA
- a CDS encoding PSD1 and planctomycete cytochrome C domain-containing protein, whose translation MKATDFRFVLPAALLFLATVLFNHCTDKPSFNLPETVDFNFHIRPILVKNCYLCHGPDSSSREADLRLDTFEGATTLRDEDTYAVLPGHPTKSEMIRRIHADDPNEVMPPPESNLSLSEQEKALLEKWIAKGAEWKPHWAFIPPEKHEIPRVKNEQEVTNEIDAFVLDRLEEQQIAPAPLANKQTLIRRLAYLLTGLPPHPSDVKKFLEDKSPRAYEKIVDQYLDSPQFGERWARHWMDLVRYAETKGHEFDYPVQGAWQYRDYLIRAFNADLPYPQLVREHLAGDLLESPRWNKETGRNESVLGTTFFTMTEGKHSPVDLVIDESERIDNIIDVTSKTFQALTVACARCHDHKFDPIPTTDYYALYGVIKSSRFSIRDADLQLEEVEDLEKLQQVKENIRTLVAESWIGNEVLPIQKVALHESHEAESSETSYEVIGDFRGQGLDDWQSVGKAFGNQTSLGEPIFNKSATQLVGLSEGKASSRSINTGVVGALRSPDFTISKDFIGIRALGKQSSIRIIIDNFQLIQNPIYGELEMRVDQADWHNYTVDVSPWKGHKAYIEVIPGYFDRHYYKLPPEAFVEVSYALAYDEEWPELPTPPASQNLDLYQSVQQWVKGQSSTEEIQFLNQALQQKPLKNLSVEIQQLDQLEQQLTHSFRDTAYIAGITDGFSINSPVFVRGNPNTPSEEKVAHRFLSSIPSGDSIFSSSGSGRVELAEAIVNPDNPLTSRVMVNRIWHYLFGRGIVETVDNFGLQGKLPTHPALLDYLAIQFQEEGWSLKKMVKLIAMSNTFRREVVTGAALPKNDPENLLLSGFPLRRLEAEAIRDGMLTASGRLDSSMYGPSVAVHLTDFMQGRGRPQHSGPLDGEGRRSIYVEVRRNFLSPMMLTFDRPIPFSTFGKRNVTNVPAQSLMLMNDPFVADQAEVMARRIIAQSNLSLEERIQWIYRWSFARDAKVEEVNQAKIFLQQQAKTYEVSAGNLLQSVEVWKDYCHTIFNMKEFIYLI comes from the coding sequence ATGAAAGCTACGGATTTCAGATTTGTATTACCCGCTGCTTTGCTCTTTTTAGCAACAGTACTTTTTAATCACTGTACGGATAAACCTTCTTTTAACTTACCTGAGACTGTAGATTTTAATTTTCATATCCGTCCCATTCTGGTCAAAAACTGTTATCTCTGCCATGGGCCGGATTCCAGCAGCCGGGAAGCGGACTTGCGCCTGGATACTTTTGAAGGGGCTACCACCCTGAGGGATGAAGATACTTATGCTGTACTGCCCGGCCATCCCACCAAGAGTGAAATGATCAGACGCATCCATGCAGATGATCCCAATGAAGTGATGCCTCCTCCCGAGAGCAACCTGAGTCTGAGCGAGCAGGAAAAAGCGCTGCTGGAAAAATGGATAGCCAAGGGCGCCGAGTGGAAACCACACTGGGCATTTATTCCTCCTGAAAAACATGAAATCCCTCGGGTGAAAAATGAGCAGGAAGTCACTAATGAGATAGACGCTTTTGTACTGGACAGGCTGGAAGAGCAACAAATTGCCCCCGCACCTCTAGCCAACAAACAGACGCTCATTCGGCGGCTGGCTTATTTACTAACCGGCTTGCCCCCTCATCCTTCAGATGTAAAGAAATTCCTAGAGGATAAAAGCCCTCGGGCGTATGAGAAGATAGTAGATCAGTACCTGGACAGTCCGCAATTTGGCGAGCGCTGGGCCAGGCACTGGATGGACCTGGTGCGCTACGCGGAAACCAAAGGACATGAGTTTGACTATCCGGTACAGGGCGCCTGGCAATACCGGGATTACCTGATCAGAGCTTTCAACGCCGATCTACCTTATCCTCAACTGGTCAGGGAACATCTGGCGGGCGACCTGCTGGAGTCCCCTCGCTGGAATAAAGAGACAGGTCGTAATGAATCAGTGTTGGGCACTACTTTTTTCACCATGACAGAAGGTAAACATAGTCCGGTAGACCTGGTGATTGATGAGTCCGAAAGGATAGATAATATCATAGATGTGACGAGCAAAACCTTTCAGGCGCTTACTGTTGCCTGCGCCCGCTGCCATGATCATAAGTTTGACCCTATTCCTACTACTGACTATTATGCGCTGTATGGGGTAATCAAAAGCAGCCGGTTTAGCATACGCGATGCTGATCTACAACTGGAAGAAGTTGAGGATTTGGAAAAGCTCCAACAAGTCAAAGAAAACATCAGAACCTTAGTGGCCGAATCCTGGATAGGGAATGAGGTTTTGCCAATACAGAAAGTAGCTTTACATGAATCGCATGAAGCAGAAAGCAGCGAAACTTCTTATGAAGTAATCGGAGACTTCAGAGGGCAAGGTTTGGACGACTGGCAAAGTGTCGGTAAGGCCTTTGGCAACCAAACAAGCCTGGGCGAACCTATTTTTAACAAAAGTGCTACCCAGCTCGTTGGCCTTTCTGAAGGAAAAGCCTCCAGCCGTAGTATCAATACCGGTGTGGTGGGCGCCTTACGCTCACCCGATTTCACCATCAGCAAGGATTTCATTGGCATCCGTGCCTTGGGCAAGCAGTCTTCCATCCGCATCATCATTGACAATTTTCAGCTCATCCAAAACCCTATTTACGGTGAACTGGAAATGCGTGTAGATCAGGCTGATTGGCATAATTATACCGTAGATGTCTCTCCCTGGAAAGGACATAAAGCGTATATTGAAGTCATTCCCGGTTATTTTGACAGGCATTACTATAAGCTCCCTCCAGAAGCGTTTGTAGAAGTATCTTATGCTTTGGCTTATGATGAGGAATGGCCAGAGTTACCAACGCCACCAGCATCTCAAAACCTGGACCTCTATCAGTCAGTACAGCAGTGGGTTAAGGGCCAGAGTAGCACTGAAGAGATACAGTTTCTGAACCAGGCGCTGCAACAAAAGCCATTGAAAAATCTCTCTGTTGAGATCCAGCAACTTGATCAGTTGGAGCAACAATTAACGCATAGCTTCAGGGATACTGCCTACATTGCGGGTATCACTGATGGTTTTAGCATTAACAGCCCGGTCTTTGTCAGGGGTAACCCCAACACCCCTTCTGAAGAAAAAGTAGCTCACCGTTTTCTCAGCAGCATTCCTTCCGGGGACTCTATCTTCAGCTCATCAGGCAGTGGAAGAGTGGAACTGGCTGAAGCCATTGTGAACCCTGATAATCCGCTCACCTCGCGGGTGATGGTTAACCGTATCTGGCACTACCTCTTTGGCAGGGGGATTGTAGAAACTGTGGATAACTTTGGTTTACAGGGGAAATTACCCACTCATCCGGCGCTGCTGGATTACCTGGCGATACAATTTCAGGAAGAAGGGTGGTCACTGAAAAAGATGGTAAAACTTATTGCCATGTCCAATACCTTCCGGAGAGAAGTCGTCACCGGAGCGGCGCTACCCAAAAATGACCCTGAAAACCTTCTGCTTTCCGGCTTCCCATTGCGACGCCTGGAAGCTGAAGCCATACGCGACGGCATGCTCACCGCATCCGGCAGGCTGGATTCCAGCATGTACGGTCCGTCAGTGGCTGTCCATCTTACCGACTTCATGCAGGGGCGGGGACGTCCGCAGCATTCGGGGCCGCTGGATGGAGAGGGGCGACGTAGCATTTACGTGGAAGTGAGAAGAAACTTTCTGTCACCCATGATGCTGACTTTTGACCGACCTATTCCCTTCTCTACCTTTGGTAAGCGGAATGTCACCAATGTACCGGCTCAATCGCTGATGCTGATGAATGATCCCTTCGTAGCTGATCAGGCAGAGGTAATGGCCAGGAGAATCATTGCTCAGTCAAACCTCAGCCTGGAAGAACGTATCCAGTGGATTTATCGATGGTCATTTGCCCGAGATGCCAAAGTAGAGGAAGTAAATCAGGCCAAAATCTTTTTACAGCAACAGGCAAAGACATATGAAGTATCGGCAGGAAATCTTCTGCAGTCGGTAGAGGTCTGGAAAGACTACTGCCACACCATTTTTAATATGAAAGAATTTATCTATCTAATCTGA
- a CDS encoding RNA polymerase sigma factor — MKEEFIAKTTTHEGIIHKVCKMYCHQHEDRQDLFQDIVLQLWKAFPKFRKEAKLSTWMYRIALNTAITRLRKETKKPLPQDIDQNVLQIPSPELSVEDEQFSSMIQAIDRLSDVEKAITLLYLEEQTYKEIAQVMGISESNVGYKINRIKHKLRSTIQKIHNGT; from the coding sequence TTGAAGGAAGAATTTATTGCCAAAACAACTACACATGAGGGCATCATCCACAAGGTCTGTAAGATGTACTGCCATCAGCACGAGGACCGGCAGGACCTGTTCCAGGACATTGTACTACAGTTGTGGAAGGCTTTTCCCAAGTTCAGAAAAGAAGCTAAGTTATCTACCTGGATGTATCGTATTGCCCTGAATACGGCAATTACCCGCTTACGAAAAGAAACTAAAAAACCACTTCCTCAGGATATTGATCAGAATGTACTGCAAATACCCTCACCGGAATTATCGGTAGAGGATGAGCAGTTCAGCAGCATGATACAGGCCATTGACAGGCTTTCGGACGTAGAGAAGGCCATTACACTTTTATATTTGGAAGAGCAGACTTATAAGGAAATCGCGCAGGTGATGGGGATATCCGAATCCAATGTGGGCTATAAAATCAACCGGATCAAACACAAACTGAGAAGCACTATACAAAAAATTCACAATGGAACTTGA
- a CDS encoding DUF1501 domain-containing protein, producing MGNKQHIVHRPLSRREMLASCGSGFGSLAFASLFGGLGAACTEVEKLSDTLTKSGVSPHYIPKAKHVIFLYMDGGVSQVDSFDPKPRLAKENGEDPYKKFKVDNTQFDNIGKILKSPWGFKQYGECGMPVSDLFPHIATCVDELALIRSMTSDFPEHTNANYFLHTGSGLQGRPSMGAWVTYGLGSENDNLPGYVVLDGGLVPPGGLDNFNSGFLPASYQASVLKGQAVPLANIQPQEGKTIQDSKLDYIKQMDQSLIGKLGNADAVESAISNYELAYRMQSSVPELTEFASESKATKKLYGFESDDPHTRGYAAQCLLARRLVERGVRFIELTCPSVEADRWDQHHNLRDGHERNAHAVDQPIAGLLKDLKGRGLLDETLVIWTGEFGRTPFAQGTNGRDHNPSAFSMWMAGAGVKGGTIFGRTDEYGYRVVENKVSIHDLHATMLHLLGVHHEKLTFHFSGRDIRLTDVHGHIIHDVLA from the coding sequence ATGGGAAACAAGCAACATATCGTCCACCGTCCTCTCAGCCGCCGTGAAATGCTGGCTAGCTGTGGTAGTGGCTTCGGCTCGCTGGCCTTTGCTAGTCTTTTCGGAGGACTGGGCGCTGCCTGCACCGAAGTAGAAAAGCTTTCTGATACGCTAACTAAATCTGGAGTATCGCCCCACTACATTCCCAAAGCCAAGCATGTGATCTTTCTGTACATGGACGGTGGCGTATCCCAGGTTGATTCTTTTGACCCTAAACCTCGGCTGGCTAAAGAAAACGGGGAAGATCCTTACAAAAAATTTAAGGTAGATAATACACAGTTTGACAACATAGGTAAGATCCTGAAAAGCCCCTGGGGCTTTAAGCAGTACGGTGAATGCGGCATGCCGGTCAGTGATTTGTTTCCTCACATCGCCACCTGCGTAGATGAGCTCGCCCTGATCCGCTCCATGACTTCCGATTTTCCCGAGCATACCAATGCCAACTATTTTCTCCATACCGGCAGTGGGCTACAGGGACGCCCTAGTATGGGCGCCTGGGTAACCTACGGACTGGGGAGCGAAAATGACAACCTGCCCGGCTATGTAGTATTGGATGGCGGGCTGGTTCCTCCGGGTGGGCTGGACAACTTCAACAGTGGGTTCCTCCCCGCCTCTTACCAGGCGTCCGTACTCAAAGGGCAGGCAGTACCGCTGGCCAATATTCAGCCGCAGGAAGGCAAAACCATACAGGATTCCAAACTGGACTATATCAAACAGATGGACCAAAGCCTGATCGGTAAACTAGGCAATGCCGATGCTGTAGAATCAGCGATTTCAAACTATGAGCTGGCTTACCGCATGCAGTCTTCTGTACCCGAACTGACGGAATTTGCTTCAGAAAGCAAAGCGACTAAAAAGCTTTACGGCTTTGAGTCAGATGATCCGCATACACGAGGCTACGCTGCCCAGTGCCTGCTGGCAAGACGGCTGGTAGAAAGAGGTGTACGTTTTATTGAACTTACCTGCCCCAGCGTGGAAGCCGACCGCTGGGATCAACACCATAACCTCAGGGATGGACACGAGCGCAATGCCCATGCGGTAGACCAGCCCATTGCCGGCCTGCTCAAAGACCTGAAAGGCAGAGGGCTGCTGGATGAAACCCTGGTGATCTGGACCGGAGAGTTTGGCAGAACCCCCTTTGCACAAGGCACCAACGGACGGGATCATAATCCCTCAGCTTTCAGTATGTGGATGGCAGGAGCGGGTGTCAAAGGAGGAACCATCTTCGGACGTACTGATGAATATGGCTACCGGGTAGTAGAAAACAAAGTGAGCATTCATGACCTACATGCTACTATGCTGCACCTTTTAGGTGTTCATCATGAAAAGCTAACCTTCCATTTCAGCGGTCGGGATATACGTCTGACCGATGTGCATGGCCATATCATCCACGATGTACTTGCCTAA
- a CDS encoding ATP-binding protein, translating into MDKETLAALENALQASPDNVLLRKQIGKALFNNAEYERAKDHFNIILQTEADDEIKLCLAQCYSYLKNFSPALIICEELLKNELSEKVVEVYLQTLINDGQLQEAVDQYQSFQLRLPGWKNEEIEAQLKLPAQPQTYDDDEEEEDDYNPFLEKPDTDFSKVGGMEEVKDEIRMKIIQPLKNPELFKAYGKKAGGGILMYGPPGCGKTYLSRATAGEIDSRFLSVGIEEVMDMWLGSSEKNLHQKFELARKYTPCVVFFDEIDALGSKRNDLKQSAGRNIINQFLKELDGVNANNDGVLILGATNSPWHMDSAFLRPGRFDRIIFVPPPDKDAREKIIALLLEGKPTQKIDHAKIAAKSEGFSGADLKLLVDLAVEEKLKRSMKSGKVEALETSDLLTQCKKVRPSTKDWFNTAKNYALYANVSGIYDDIISYLNL; encoded by the coding sequence GTGGATAAAGAAACGCTGGCAGCTCTTGAAAACGCTTTACAGGCCTCCCCGGATAACGTTCTGTTGAGAAAACAGATAGGCAAAGCATTGTTTAATAACGCAGAATATGAGCGGGCAAAAGATCATTTTAACATTATTCTGCAAACCGAAGCCGATGATGAAATCAAACTGTGTTTGGCGCAATGTTATTCCTATCTGAAAAATTTTAGCCCTGCGCTGATTATCTGTGAAGAGCTGCTAAAAAACGAATTGAGTGAAAAAGTGGTGGAAGTTTATCTGCAAACTCTGATTAACGATGGACAGCTACAGGAGGCTGTTGACCAGTATCAGTCTTTTCAGCTCAGGCTGCCGGGCTGGAAAAATGAAGAAATTGAAGCCCAGCTAAAATTACCTGCACAACCCCAGACTTATGATGATGACGAAGAGGAGGAAGATGACTATAATCCTTTTCTTGAAAAGCCGGATACAGACTTTTCCAAAGTGGGAGGAATGGAAGAGGTAAAGGATGAGATCAGGATGAAAATTATCCAGCCTTTGAAAAATCCTGAACTTTTTAAAGCCTACGGTAAGAAAGCAGGAGGTGGAATTCTGATGTACGGCCCTCCGGGTTGTGGCAAAACCTACCTTTCCCGGGCTACTGCCGGTGAAATTGACTCTCGTTTTCTCTCGGTGGGTATAGAAGAAGTGATGGATATGTGGCTGGGCAGTAGTGAGAAGAACCTTCATCAGAAATTTGAGCTGGCCCGGAAATACACGCCCTGCGTTGTCTTTTTTGATGAGATTGATGCGCTCGGCAGTAAGCGAAACGATCTGAAGCAGTCTGCTGGCAGAAATATCATCAACCAGTTTCTCAAAGAGCTGGATGGCGTAAATGCCAATAATGATGGGGTGCTCATACTGGGTGCTACCAACTCACCCTGGCATATGGATTCCGCTTTCCTGAGGCCGGGCAGGTTTGACAGGATTATCTTTGTCCCCCCACCGGACAAAGACGCTCGTGAAAAAATCATAGCACTTTTACTGGAAGGAAAACCTACTCAAAAGATAGACCATGCTAAAATTGCGGCTAAATCAGAAGGCTTTAGCGGGGCTGACCTCAAACTGCTGGTAGACCTTGCGGTAGAAGAAAAACTAAAGCGCTCCATGAAAAGCGGCAAAGTAGAAGCCCTTGAGACCAGCGATCTTCTGACACAGTGCAAAAAGGTACGTCCCAGTACCAAAGATTGGTTCAATACCGCTAAAAATTATGCGCTCTATGCCAATGTCTCCGGTATTTATGATGACATCATTTCCTATTTAAACTTGTAA
- a CDS encoding sulfatase: protein MTQTKLLLFSLFFAGLFMACDSVNNVENDSLPNIVYINVDDLGWADLAFMGSKFYETPNLDRLASRSMLFTQAYAGAANCAPSRACLLSGMNTPRHRIYTVANSNRGDKRTRKIIPTSNTETLADSVYTLAEMLRDQGYVTGTFGKWHLGEDPRTQGFDINVGGSHNGNPGRNGYFSPYNVKYLSDGPEGEYLTDRLAGEAMDFVAQYQDSTFFLYLPFYTVHTPIMGKEALVEKFEGKKGSEGQDRADYAAMVASMDENVGRLLDQLDSLGLTENTLILFTSDNGGIRSISSQQPLRAGKGSYYEGGIRVPMLVSWPGKVEAGSQCDVPVTNLDIYPTIQNIVGTEQRNKLLDGNDISPLFYGDSIAERPLYWHFPIYLQAYNMQDDDGRDPLFRTRPGSVVRLGDWKLHEYFEEGGLELYNLTEDIGERQNLIKEYPEKAEELYQLLQDWRQQTHAPVPTEKNPAYDAAYEQQIISEVGK, encoded by the coding sequence ATGACACAAACTAAACTTCTCCTGTTCTCACTTTTTTTTGCTGGTTTATTTATGGCCTGTGATTCAGTCAACAATGTGGAAAATGATAGCCTCCCTAATATTGTCTATATCAATGTAGATGATCTGGGCTGGGCAGACTTAGCCTTCATGGGTAGTAAATTTTATGAAACGCCAAATTTAGATAGGCTGGCATCTCGTTCCATGCTTTTTACCCAGGCTTATGCCGGAGCCGCCAATTGTGCGCCCAGTCGTGCCTGCCTGCTTTCCGGTATGAATACGCCTCGGCATAGAATTTATACGGTAGCTAATTCTAATCGGGGAGATAAAAGAACCCGCAAAATTATTCCGACATCTAATACTGAAACTTTGGCCGATTCAGTCTACACGCTGGCAGAGATGCTTAGAGATCAGGGCTATGTGACCGGCACCTTTGGGAAATGGCATCTGGGCGAGGACCCCAGGACTCAGGGTTTTGATATAAATGTGGGAGGCAGCCATAATGGTAATCCCGGAAGAAATGGATATTTCAGTCCTTACAATGTGAAGTATCTCAGCGATGGGCCGGAAGGCGAATATCTTACAGACAGACTGGCCGGGGAAGCTATGGATTTTGTAGCGCAGTATCAGGATTCTACTTTTTTTCTCTATTTACCTTTTTATACAGTGCATACGCCTATCATGGGAAAAGAAGCTTTGGTAGAGAAATTTGAAGGTAAAAAAGGGTCAGAAGGGCAGGACCGTGCCGATTATGCGGCTATGGTAGCTTCTATGGATGAAAATGTGGGGCGTTTACTGGACCAACTGGATAGCCTGGGCTTAACAGAAAACACCCTCATCCTCTTCACTTCTGACAATGGGGGGATACGCTCTATCTCTAGTCAGCAGCCATTGAGAGCAGGAAAGGGCTCCTACTACGAAGGCGGTATACGTGTACCAATGTTGGTATCCTGGCCAGGAAAGGTTGAGGCAGGTAGCCAATGTGATGTGCCGGTAACCAATCTGGATATTTATCCTACTATACAAAATATTGTAGGGACAGAGCAGCGAAACAAACTGTTGGATGGCAATGATATTTCTCCTCTGTTTTACGGAGATAGTATTGCCGAACGCCCTTTATACTGGCACTTCCCCATCTATCTGCAGGCCTATAATATGCAGGATGACGATGGACGTGATCCTTTGTTCCGTACGCGTCCCGGCTCGGTCGTTCGTCTGGGTGACTGGAAACTGCACGAATACTTTGAAGAGGGAGGATTGGAGCTATATAATTTGACAGAAGATATCGGTGAAAGACAAAATCTGATAAAGGAGTACCCTGAGAAAGCGGAAGAACTTTACCAATTACTGCAAGACTGGCGACAGCAAACCCATGCGCCAGTACCTACTGAAAAAAATCCGGCTTATGATGCCGCTTACGAACAGCAAATCATTAGTGAGGTAGGAAAGTGA
- a CDS encoding tetratricopeptide repeat protein, with protein sequence MLAEHISRIHLLIERDKLDIAQQKIAKTLAEFPDSDDLHILQAELYLKKDEYKNALEAAERVIGLNPENEDAYFIQARVYVAREEYKKAHKAIDRALELNPYASAYYAIKAIAYLDTQKHAEAIEYAKKGLEIYPDDLLCNNVLSLAQTKAGHSEEAFERLEYMLAEDPENSLTQANMGYHFLRKGDIKKAKEHFSIALQKDPTNEFTKAGMMQAIKSTNWFYRKFLQYSLWIDKIGRKNKFALYIGVIILVKVLPLLLPFYLLLILWSWFAGPLSDVILYFDRYGRYLMTRENYQLTKVNICILLAAVFCVFLSFMVDSSFFGLAFALGLSIVPIYLIDSSARPGKRIAMGVFASAFIGVGLWGVYISYFMEESGWAAWGVLIFGSVAFSWVASLMK encoded by the coding sequence ATGCTCGCCGAACATATTTCCAGAATTCACCTGCTTATTGAAAGAGATAAACTGGACATTGCCCAGCAAAAAATAGCTAAAACACTTGCCGAGTTTCCTGACTCAGATGATCTGCATATTTTGCAGGCTGAGCTTTATCTCAAAAAAGACGAATACAAAAATGCGCTTGAAGCTGCTGAAAGAGTAATTGGCCTAAACCCTGAGAACGAGGACGCTTATTTCATTCAGGCAAGGGTATATGTTGCTCGTGAAGAATATAAAAAAGCGCACAAAGCTATTGATAGAGCTTTGGAGTTAAACCCTTATGCTTCTGCTTATTACGCGATAAAAGCTATTGCCTATCTGGATACGCAGAAACATGCCGAAGCCATAGAGTATGCAAAAAAAGGCCTGGAAATTTATCCTGATGATCTTTTGTGTAACAATGTGTTATCATTGGCACAAACTAAAGCCGGGCACTCTGAAGAGGCTTTTGAACGTCTGGAATACATGCTTGCTGAAGACCCCGAAAATAGCCTTACCCAAGCCAATATGGGTTATCATTTTCTGAGAAAAGGAGACATAAAAAAAGCCAAAGAACATTTCTCTATTGCACTACAAAAAGATCCCACCAATGAGTTTACCAAAGCCGGTATGATGCAAGCGATCAAATCTACCAACTGGTTTTACCGCAAGTTTTTGCAGTACTCCTTGTGGATAGATAAGATAGGAAGGAAAAACAAATTTGCGCTTTATATCGGAGTGATCATCCTGGTAAAGGTTCTGCCTCTCCTTTTACCTTTTTATCTGTTGCTGATTTTGTGGAGTTGGTTTGCCGGTCCGCTCAGCGATGTCATTCTTTATTTTGACCGCTACGGCCGATACCTGATGACCAGAGAGAATTATCAACTAACCAAAGTCAACATCTGCATACTTTTAGCAGCTGTTTTTTGTGTTTTTCTCTCCTTTATGGTAGACAGCAGCTTTTTCGGTTTGGCGTTTGCTCTCGGCTTATCTATCGTTCCTATTTATCTTATTGATTCCAGCGCCCGGCCCGGCAAGCGTATTGCGATGGGCGTTTTTGCCAGTGCATTTATAGGAGTAGGGCTCTGGGGCGTTTATATATCTTATTTTATGGAAGAAAGCGGATGGGCAGCCTGGGGTGTATTGATATTTGGATCAGTAGCCTTTTCATGGGTGGCTTCACTGATGAAATAA